The following are from one region of the Aspergillus chevalieri M1 DNA, chromosome 1, nearly complete sequence genome:
- a CDS encoding uncharacterized protein (COG:S;~EggNog:ENOG410PHZM;~TransMembrane:6 (o27-50i57-78o84-109i121-138o168-186i207-232o)), translated as MSNGTFIDPGQGITGGLADGPWGIKTALATLAAVAWYNALELIVLVFVTFREYHGLYFWSLLVSASVGLVPYSLGFLLKFFEIWSAWLSASLITVGWYCMVTGQSVVLYSRLHLVMRNQRILRRVLIMICVNAVILHIPTTVLTYGSNIAPKGDQHPYMLGYTAMEKIQMTGFCIQEFIISGLYIWETTKLLRLDPDRSKHKIMYQLIIINLIIILMDLGLLIVEYIGLYIMETMIKGVVYSIKLKLEFAVLGKLVRLVHCHIWKSDSVILRYHDHPNLHRHTPARHYLPDFVDATRVTTDLTHAPTVTTTATASTVKTRRPSTLPPAVAARRRSVPGMDYDAISIAMFEHSPPSRVHSHSSHSDIAPDDLEAHSCHHHNRSIQTHDHDLDASPSEFSKWSGDTRTVTNNSATTTTFPADFTESLDKQCSSWPCDRS; from the coding sequence ATGAGCAACGGCACCTTCATTGATCCGGGACAGGGCATCACCGGCGGCCTCGCCGATGGTCCATGGGGGATCAAAACCGCTCTCGCGACTCTCGCCGCCGTCGCTTGGTATAACGCTCTCGAACTCATAGTTCTCGTCTTCGTTACCTTTCGTGAGTACCATGGTCTTTACTTTTGGAGTCTTTTGGTATCTGCGTCGGTCGGGCTCGTGCCCTATTCCTTGGGCTTTCTGCTCAAATTCTTTGAGATCTGGTCTGCTTGGCTGTCTGCCTCGTTGATTACCGTCGGTTGGTACTGCATGGTCACCGGACAGTCCGTTGTCCTCTATTCTCGTCTACACCTCGTCATGCGCAACCAGCGTATCCTCCGTCGTGTCCTAATCATGATCTGCGTCAACGCAGTCATCCTGCACATCCCGACTACCGTCCTAACCTACGGCTCCAACATTGCACCCAAGGGAGACCAACATCCCTACATGCTCGGCTACACCGCCATGGAGAAAATCCAAATGACCGGCTTCTGCATCcaggaattcatcatctcggGGCTCTACATTTGGGAAACAACCAAGCTGCTGCGCCTCGATCCAGACCGCAGCAAGCACAAGATCATGTACcagctcatcatcatcaacctcatcataatcctcATGGACCTGGGCCTGCTCATCGTCGAATATATCGGGCTGTACATCATGGAAACAATGATCAAAGGCGTGGTCTACAGCATAAAACTAAAACTCGAGTTCGCAGTGCTCGGAAAATTAGTCCGTCTCGTCCACTGCCATATCTGGAAATCAGATTCTGTGATCCTGCGCTACCACGACCATCCAAATTTGCATCGCCATACGCCGGCCAGACACTATCTGCCGGACTTTGTCGATGCAACCCGCGTCACGACGGATCTCACCCACGCCCCAACTGTCACGACTACCGCTACCGCATCGACCGTCAAAACTCGAAGACCAAGTACCCTCCCGCCAGCCGTCGCCGCGCGTCGTCGCTCGGTGCCAGGGATGGACTACGACGCTATATCGATCGCCATGTTTGAGCATTCGCCTCCGTCACGGgtccattctcattcttCTCATTCTGATATCGCCCCAGATGATCTGGAAGCTCATAGTTGCCATCACCATAATCGCAGCATTCAGACACACGACCACGATCTGGACGCCAGCCCCTCCGAGTTCTCAAAATGGAGCGGCGATACCCGCACCGTCACGAATAACAGTGCCACGACGACGACCTTTCCGGCTGATTTTACAGAGTCGTTGGATAAGCAGTGTTCTTCATGGCCGTGTGATCGGTCTTGA
- a CDS encoding M28 family metallopeptidase (COG:O;~EggNog:ENOG410PIZ5;~InterPro:IPR007484;~MEROPS:MER0001911;~PFAM:PF04389;~TransMembrane:10 (o20-40i367-386o392-411i432-455o467-487i499-519o525-546i676-697o709-730i737-758o)), with protein sequence MTPKLSHANPLAFTPWPVTLLTAAIYLAFAIPLLVIHHVVPPAPTSSATPHGLNLTEAWTDLQLLTDGFRPYNSHQNDLVRGWLLTRIGEITATASPSENDGAVDAEEEGEGRPEVIVFNDLQSNLTFAGSVLGSTGLGVYFEGTNIMVYIRGSEDEKGAFWEHSDFEPEKGGVLVNAHYDSVSTGYGATDDGVGVVTCLQLLRYFTTPGHAPRHGLVVLFNNGEEDFLNGARVYSQHPISKFTRTFLNLEGAGAGGRATLFRSSDTEITHSYAQSEHPFGSILSANGFETGLIRSQTDYVVFEGDMGLRGLDVAFMEPRARYHTDQDDPKHTSLDSLWHMLSAAVATTETLVSEDSGPKSESGSRAVWFDMFGSAFVVFRLHTLFALSVTLLIVAPLTLLATSIALVNVDRMYLFRSQALGNGISLGGARGFFRFPFLVGVPTAVAIGLAYLVTKINPYIVHSSPYAVWAMMVSAWIFLSWFVSRVADFARPSAFHRVHTLTWLFVATWAMLVAATVYENQRGLAGGYFVFFYFVGVFLATWISYLEMFSLPRKAEYLSRFVAPLPSQPSSSSRRASSYSYGTNSRLNTATADEVYNHIEETEGDEAEEPPSESTSLLRGGRGSSGGPRTTFANYTRVASISHSLSSDDTNDSGVFGYEQPWSSYLPKWTWIPQFLLIAPIVLMMTGPLALLLTTALHQTSQDGSPALFIYISIAGLTALLFSPLVPFIHRYTHHIPLFMLCIFIGTLIYNLVAFPFSESNRLKLFFIQEVDLNTGVNRASLTGIMPFVHDVANDLPSVSAADKDVTCAPFGDRVKCSYPGLFPHVTSTNTNNTKYQDWLSYNITRSTQEEKVQFRITGQNTRACKLVFNEDTPIPDYHVHGSAYDEERFPHVSLGDDGNPLGTREIRLWSRLWDGEWVVDVDLPTATKRDTSTANGIDDESEGRVKGRVVCMWSDQNTIGSIPALDEVRRYAPAWAGVSKLADGLVEGYKPFEI encoded by the coding sequence ATGACTCCTAAACTATCCCATGCCAACCCATTGGCCTTCACCCCCTGGCCCGTCACCCTCCTCACAGCAGCCATCTACCTCGCCTTCGCAATCCCCTTGCTCGTCATCCACCACGTCGTGCCGCCAGCGCCGACCTCCAGCGCCACTCCGCACGGCCTGAACTTAACAGAAGCATGGACGGATCTGCAATTGTTGACGGATGGCTTCCGGCCGTATAATTCGCACCAGAATGATTTGGTTAGGGGGTGGTTGTTAACACGGATTGGGGAGATAACAGCGACTGCATCACCGTCTGAGAATGATGGAGCTGTGGAtgcagaggaagaaggggagggGAGGCCTGAGGTCATTGTGTTCAATGATTTACAGTCGAACCTCACGTTTGCGGGGAGTGTGCTGGGCTCCACTGGCTTGGGTGTCTACTTTGAAGGGACGAACATCATGGTTTATATCCGGGGATCTGAGGATGAGAAGGGTGCTTTCTGGGAGCATAGTGACTTCGAACCCGAGAAGGGGGGTGTGCTTGTGAACGCGCACTACGATAGTGTGTCTACAGGGTATGGCGCGACGGATGATGGAGTCGGCGTTGTGACTTGTTTACAACTACTGCGGTATTTCACGACCCCGGGGCATGCGCCGCGCCATGGGCTTGTGGTGTTGTTTAATAACGGCGAAGAGGATTTTCTGAACGGTGCACGGGTGTACAGTCAGCATCCGATCTCGAAGTTCACGAGGACATTCCTCAACCTTGAAGGTGCGGGCGCGGGAGGTCGCGCGACGCTGTTTCGGAGCTCGGATACAGAAATCACGCATTCGTATGCGCAATCGGAGCATCCGTTCGGATCGATTCTCAGCGCGAATGGGTTTGAGACGGGGCTGATACGCAGTCAGACGGATTATGTGGTATTTGAGGGGGATATGGGACTGCGCGGCCTGGATGTTGCGTTTATGGAGCCCAGGGCGAGATATCATACCGACCAGGATGATCCGAAACATACGAGTTTGGATTCGCTGTGGCATATGCTTTCTGCGGCGGTTGCAACGACAGAGACGCTTGTTTCTGAGGACAGTGGACCAAAGTCCGAGTCTGGGTCTCGGGCGGTTTGGTTTGATATGTTCGGGAGCGCGTTTGTGGTGTTTCGATTGCATACGCTTTTCGCTTTGAGTGTGACGCTGCTTATCGTTGCGCCGTTGACGCTTCTCGCTACGAGTATTGCACTTGTGAATGTTGATCGGATGTATCTGTTTCGATCGCAGGCGCTGGGCAACGGTATCTCGCTGGGTGGTGCTCGGGGCTTCTTCCGGTTTCCATTCCTAGTCGGTGTTCCGACGGCTGTGGCTATTGGGCTGGCGTATCTGGTTACCAAGATCAACCCGTATATCGTGCACAGCAGCCCGTATGCTGTGTGGGCGATGATGGTGTCTGCGTGGATATTTCTCTCGTGGTTCGTCTCGCGGGTTGCTGATTTCGCGCGGCCGTCTGCTTTTCATCGCGTGCATACACTTACCTGGTTGTTTGTGGCTACGTGGGCGATGTTGGTTGCTGCGACGGTGTATGAGAACCAGAGGGGTTTGGCGGGGGGATATTTTGTCTTCTTTTATTTTGTGGGTGTGTTCCTGGCTACGTGGATAAGCTATCTGGAGATGTTTTCCCTGCCGCGGAAAGCAGAGTATTTGAGTCGTTTTGTTGCGCCTTTGCCGTCGCagccgtcgtcgtcgtcgaggAGGGCTAGTAGCTATAGCTATGGGACGAATAGTCGATTGAATACGGCTACTGCAGACGAGGTCTACAACCACATTGAGGAGACTGAGGGCGATGAGGCGGAAGAACCTCCTTCTGAATCGACGTCCCTACTGCGTGGTGGTCGCGGTAGCAGTGGAGGCCCCAGGACCACATTTGCGAATTACACACGGGTAGCATCGATTAGCCACAGCCTGTCTTCCGATGACACAAACGATTCGGGGGTATTTGGCTACGAACAACCTTGGAGTTCTTATCTCCCGAAATGGACCTGGATTCCGCAGTTCCTCCTCATCGCGCCTATCGTTCTCATGATGACCGGTCCGCTAGCACTGCTACTTACGACGGCACTTCATCAAACCAGTCAAGACGGTAGTCCTGCACTGTTCATATACATCAGCATCGCGGGCCTAACAGCTCTTCTATTCTCGCCACTAGTCCCGTTCATCCATCGGTACACGCATCACATTCCTCTCTTCATGCTCTGCATCTTCATCGGCACATTGATATACAACCTCGTCGCATTTCCCTTCTCAGAGTCGAACAGATTGAAACTATTCTTCATCCAGGAAGTTGATCTCAACACTGGGGTGAATCGCGCAAGTCTAACAGGCATCATGCCCTTTGTCCACGACGTCGCCAACGACCTACCCAGCGTCAGCGCCGCAGACAAAGATGTAACATGCGCTCCATTCGGGGACCGCGTGAAGTGCTCATACCCCGGTCTTTTCCCACACGTCACCAGCACCAataccaacaacaccaaatATCAAGACTGGCTCTCCTACAACATCACTCGCTCGACCCAGGAAGAGAAGGTGCAATTTCGCATAACTGGCCAAAATACCCGCGCCTGCAAACTCGTCTTCAACGAAGATACCCCAATCCCAGACTACCACGTACACGGCTCTGCGTACGACGAAGAGCGCTTCCCGCATGTATCGCTTGGCGACGATGGTAATCCTTTGGGGACTAGGGAGATCCGGCTTTGGAGTCGTTTGTGGGATGGGGAGTGGGTTGTTGACGTTGACCTCCCCACTGCTACCAAGCGTGATACTAGTACTGCCAACGGCATTGATGATGAAAGTGAAGGCAGGGTGAAAGGGCGGGTGGTGTGCATGTGGAGCGACCAGAATACAATCGGAAGTATACCCGCGCTGGATGAGGTGAGACGGTATGCGCCTGCTTGGGCGGGGGTCAGTAAGTTGGCTGATGGGCTTGTGGAAGGGTATAAGCCTTTTGAGATCTGA
- the GRR1 gene encoding putative ubiquitin ligase complex F-box protein GRR1 (BUSCO:EOG09260GOF;~COG:S;~EggNog:ENOG410QEH4;~InterPro:IPR001611,IPR001810,IPR006553,IPR036047, IPR032675;~PFAM:PF13516,PF00646,PF12937;~go_function: GO:0005515 - protein binding [Evidence IEA]): MPRSRQAARFPSELPSGSSSSTSPERAADDDTDFFTAQANDSQSSVGISNYRDLDGQSGQDIMLPPIGRLPPEILIAIFTRLSSPADLLNCMLVCRGWATNCVGILWHRPSCNNWDNLKSVAATVGNPSSLFSYSELIKRLNLSALTDVSDGTVVPFAQCNRIERLTLTNCSHLTDTGVSGLVDGNRHLQALDVSDLTSLTDHTLHIVSQNCPRLQGLNITNCAKVTDESLVAVSENCRQLRRLKLNGVTQLTDQTVMSFAQNCRAVLEVDLHNCRLVTSESITALINALRSLRELRLQDCKNIDDSAFLSIPDYLMLDTLRVLDLTSCDLITDESVERIVNAAPRLRNLVLSKCRLITDRAVLSICRLGKNLHYVHLGHCSNITDFAVVHLVKSCNRIRYIDLACCNNLTDRSVQHLATLPKLRRIGLVKCQSITDRSLFALAQPRASTHPLGVSSLERVHLSYCLELTLEGIQALLNQCPRLTHLSLTGVHAFLRPDLTVHCRAAPPDFTQQQRQLFCVFSGDGVGRLRDRLNEIHPPPVETMFDDEDFDEDEGQVTGLMHAAVINDDEYMDVGSPSHG; encoded by the exons CGCTCGATTCCCGAGCGAACTGCCCTCCGGGTCGTCATCGTCGACATCGCCGGAACGCGCCGCCGATGATGATACGGATTTCTTCACAGCCCAGGCGAATGATTCGCAATCCTCCGTCGGCATCTCCAATTACCGTGATCTCGATGGGCAAAGCGGGCAGGACATCATGCTCCCGCCCATCGGGCGCCTGCCCCCCGAGATCCTCATTGCCATATTCACCCGCCTCAGCTCCCCCGCCGACTTGTTGAATTGCATGCTCGTGTGCAGAGGCTGGGCGACAAATTGTGTGGGGATACTATGGCACCGGCCGTCGTGCAACAACTGGGATAATTTGAAGAGCGTCGCGGCGACGGTGGGGAATCCGAGCAGCCTGTTTTCCTACTCGGAGCTCATCAAGCGGTTGAATCTGTCTGCGCTGACGGATGTCAGCGACGGCACGGTGGTGCCATTCGCTCAATGCAATCGGATCGAACGGTTAACGTTGACCAACTGCTCGCACCTCACGGATACGGGCGTATCGGGTCTGGTCGATGGGAACCGGCATCTGCAGGCGCTGGATGTCTCAGATCTTACCTCTCTCACGGATCACACTTTACACATCGTTTCTCAGAATTGCCCTCGGCTCCAAGGGCTGAATATCACCAATTGCGCCAAGGTGACCGATGAGTCGCTTGTGGCTGTATCTGAGAATTGCCGGCAACTCAGAAGG TTAAAACTGAACGGTGTCACGCAACTCACGGACCAGACCGTCATGTCCTTTGCCCAGAACTGTCGAGCCGTCCTCGAAGTCGATCTACATAATTGCAGGCTCGTCACCAGCGAATCCATTACCGCTCTCATAAACGCACTGCGAAGTCTCCGAGAACTACGACTGCAAGACTGCAAGAATATCGACGACTCGGCGTTTTTGTCGATCCCCGATTATTTGATGCTTGATACCCTTCGCGTACTCGATTTGACGTCGTGTGATCTCATCACGGATGAGTCCGTGGAGCGCATAGTCAATGCGGCCCCCCGTCTACGGAATTTGGTTCTTTCAAAATGTCGGCTTATTACGGATCGCGCGGTTTTGTCGATCTGCAGACTCGGCAAGAACTTACATTATGTGCATCTGGGTCACTGCTCGAATATCACGGACTTTGCGGTAGTACATCTTGTCAAGTCGTGCAACCGGATCCGGTACATTGATCTGGCCTGCTGTAACAACCTGACAGACCGCAGCGTCCAGCATCTGGCGACATTGCCGAAATTAAGAAGGATTGGCCTAGTCAAGTGCCAATCGATTACCGACAGGAGTCTCTTTGCCTTGGCTCAGCCAAGGGCGTCCACTCACCCGTTGGGTGTCAGTAGCTTGGAGCGGGTACATTTGAGTTATTGTCTCGAGCTTACTTTGGAG GGAATTCAAGCTCTCCTCAACCAATGCCCTCGTCTTACCCACCTCAGTTTGACCGGAGTGCACGCTTTTCTGCGACCAGATCTCACAGTGCACTGCCGTGCAGCACCACCAGACTTTACGCAACAACAACGACAGCTGTTCTGCGTTTTCAGCGGCGACGGCGTGGGTCGACTTCGGGATCGCTTGAATGAGATCCATCCGCCCCCAGTCGAGACTATGTTCGATGACGAAGattttgatgaagatgaaggccAGGTAACTGGCCTTATGCATGCGGCCGTAATCAACGACGATGAATATATGGATGTCGGAAGCCCCTCCCATGGTTGA